In Streptomyces thermolilacinus SPC6, a single genomic region encodes these proteins:
- a CDS encoding DsbA family protein has protein sequence MNEKNRAAKRSARERLQIERERERAREKRRRLVLVTAAVVGVLGLAAVVGVIAANSGGKGDTSGKGPVTAPSGATGEDQLIIPVGASDAPATLTVWEDFRCPACAMFENTFRDTIHELEAAGQLRTEYRLATIIDGNMGGSGSLNAANAAACAQDAGKFSAYHDVLFANQPQEADDAFAKDGKLFELAAKVPGLDTPAFRSCVTEGTHDSWVNASNEAFGEGGFRGTPTVLLNGESIFPTKGNEQISPANLKKWVAEANKGKKPGTATPTAGASASGPEAGSGSQSPSPGSGDTAESDTGSGPGFGADPAY, from the coding sequence GTGAACGAGAAGAACAGGGCAGCAAAGCGGAGCGCGCGCGAGCGGCTCCAGATCGAACGTGAGCGTGAGCGGGCCCGCGAGAAGCGCCGCCGCCTGGTGCTGGTGACGGCGGCCGTGGTCGGCGTGCTCGGCCTCGCCGCCGTCGTGGGCGTCATCGCGGCGAACAGCGGCGGGAAGGGCGACACGTCGGGGAAGGGCCCGGTGACCGCGCCGTCCGGCGCCACCGGCGAGGACCAGCTGATCATCCCGGTCGGCGCGTCGGACGCCCCCGCCACGCTGACCGTGTGGGAGGACTTCCGCTGCCCGGCCTGCGCCATGTTCGAGAACACCTTCCGGGACACGATCCACGAGCTGGAAGCCGCCGGGCAGCTGCGGACGGAGTACCGGCTCGCTACGATCATCGACGGCAACATGGGCGGCAGCGGATCGCTCAACGCGGCGAACGCCGCGGCGTGCGCGCAGGACGCGGGGAAGTTCAGCGCGTACCACGACGTGCTGTTCGCGAACCAGCCGCAGGAGGCCGACGACGCCTTCGCCAAGGACGGGAAGCTGTTCGAGCTGGCGGCGAAGGTGCCGGGCCTCGACACACCGGCCTTCCGCTCCTGCGTCACCGAGGGCACCCACGACAGCTGGGTGAACGCGTCGAACGAGGCGTTCGGCGAGGGCGGCTTCCGGGGCACGCCGACGGTGCTGCTGAACGGCGAGTCGATCTTCCCGACGAAGGGGAACGAGCAGATCTCCCCGGCGAACCTGAAGAAGTGGGTCGCCGAGGCGAACAAGGGCAAGAAGCCCGGCACGGCCACGCCGACCGCCGGGGCGTCGGCTTCGGGGCCGGAGGCGGGGTCCGGGTCGCAGTCGCCTTCGCCGGGGAGCGGGGACACCGCCGAGTCGGACACCGGTTCCGGCCCGGGCTTCGGCGCCGACCCCGCGTACTGA